The Atribacter laminatus genome contains the following window.
TTTTCGTGAAGGAGGAGCCGATGCTGCACTCGTCGCTTCAATTTTCCATTATAAAAACTTCACTATCCAAGATGCTAAAGCCTTTCTTAAAAAGCGCGGAATACCAGTAAGGATAGAAGAACCATGATGGAATCCATTCTTGAACATCTTCATTTCGATGAAAAAGGTTTAATTCCGGCAATCATCCAAGACGAAAAGAGTGGAAAGGTTTTAATGATGGCCTATATGAATTCTGATGCACTGGAAAAAACCATCAAAACTGGTAAAACCTGGTTTTATAGTAGAAAAAGAAAAACTTTATGGAATAAGGGAGAAACCAGTGGTCATTACCAACTGGTAAAAGAGATGTATATCGATTGTGACCAGGATACTCTCCTGATTATAGTTGAACAAAAAGGAGTAGCCTGTCATACCGGATTCAACTCCTGTTTTCATCGCCAGGTTTCAGAAAATGGAATTGCTTCACCTCACCCAGAATTGCCACACTATGCCTTGGGATGCTTTGCTCAGGAACTTTTTGATGTGATTCAAGAACGAGCCAAGAATTCATCGCCACAGTCTTATACCAGCAAGCTTTTGCATTCCGGGGGGGAAAAAATCCTCCGCAAAATTTCCGAAGAAGCGACTGAGGTCATTCTGGCTTCATTAGAAAATGATGAACAAAAAAAAGAGCATTTACAATGGGAAGTTGCCGATCTCCTTTACCACCTTTTGGTTCTCGTCCAGTACGAGCAATTAAACTGGTATGATATCATGAACGAGCTCAAAAAAAGGCGAAAGTAATCAAGAAAGAATTCTAATTTCCCTTCTCCCACTCGCTCTCGATTTTTTCTCCTGGTGGGAGAGCGCTTTATTTTTTTTCCTCTTCCCCTGGTTCACCCTCTCATCTTGTCCTTCTCCCATCAAGGGAGAAGGAACCGCCAAAACCGAGACTGAAGGAATTATAAAATTAAAAATCGAAGATTTAAATCATTCTATAACCTATTGAAGAGGTATCTCCTATTTAAAGTTCGAAAATCTCTTGAATTGAAAAAAACGATATGATATTATGTATGCCGTCGCGTGGGTCCATAGCTCAGCGGTAGAGCAGTCGGCTCATAACCGATCGGTCCCTGGTTCGAATCCGGGTGGGCCCACCAATTTAAAAATCAATACCAATAACCCTATGACAACTCTCCAACAATTACTTGATTTTTTTGAATATCTGTATCCATCCCACTTTGCCCTGCCTGACGACCGGACTGGTCTTCAAATCAAGGGTGAACGGAACCAAATTTCCCGAGTTCTCGTAGCGCTTGAACTCAACCAGGAAGTTTTTCATAAAGTCCTAAAGCACCAAATCGATTTTTTATACCTCCATCACCCGCCAATTTGGAATCCACTTTTTACACTTAACAATGATGATCCCTGGTGCCGGATGATTACTCGACTTTTTCACGAGGGAATTAGTGTTCTTGCTCACCACACTAATCTTGACATCTATCCAGGGGGAATTGCCGATCAGTGGATATCAATTCTTCAACTCAATGGGGAGGTTAAACCGATATCTCCAAGATCAAGCTCTGCATTTAAAATTATAACTTTTATTCCACCCGATTATTTAGAAACAGTCGCTCAATCTCTTTTTCAAAATGGCGCCGGAATTATCGGTCCATATCGATCGTGTAGTTTTCAAGTTGAAGGTATAGGTACTTTTCTTCCTCTTGAGGGAGCTCACCCTTTTATAGGTAAAGTTGGGAATGGGGAAAAAGTCAAAGAAATCCGGATTGAGGTTAACCTTTCTGATCCGAAACTCATCAATCAATTGGTTGACGCTATAAAAACAACTCATCCCTACCAAAATCCGGTAATCGATATCTACCCCTTGTACTTTAATGGTTCGACTTCTGATGGTTTAGGCCGTTTCATCGCTCTGAACCAACCCTTAAAATGGAAAACTTTAATCAAACATCTAAAATCGTTGTTAAAAAATGAATCCTCTCTTTTCAGTCAGAAAGATTATGGAAACTCACTCCTTCAAAAAATTGCTTTATGTCCTGGGAGCGGTGGAAGCCTTCTTGACAAAGTCATTTTGGAAAAATCTGATGTTTATATAAGTGGTGATTTAAGCCACCATGAAATTGAAAAGTTAAAACTCTATCATATTGACTATATTCCAGTTCCTCATGGTGATGGAGAAAGAATCGGATTAAAGATGATCTTTGCGAATATAAAAAAATCTGCTACCGAACTTTTGCCCGAGGTAGTGTTTCTTTTTGAGGACGAGCTGAATGGAGAAGGCTGCTAAATCTCAGGTTAAATACGAATACTTAAGAAAAGTATCAGCAGTTTCTTGTAGATTTTATTGACAAAACCATAGATTACCTATCACAATAAGGAAAGATTTTTGCCAAGGAGGTTGCCTTTGCTCAATATCTTCGAAAACCTGACACATCTCCAGAATATCGATGGAATCATCCTTAGTCAAAAAAAGAAAATTGTCCAAAAAAACGAAGAAATTCGAAAAATTCAGCAAAATATCGAAAACAATAATTTAGAGTGGGAAAATTACCGAAAATTGTATGACAAAGAAAGAATTGAATTATCTCGCTTAGAACTGGAACTGAAAGATGTTGAGGAAAAATTAAATAAATCGCAAAATCAACTCTATAGTGGCAATGTTCAGTCTGGGAAGGAACTGAGCCAATGGAAATCTACCATGGAAAGCCATGAGAAAACTAAGTCGAATCTTGAAGATTACGTCATTAATCAAATTGATAAAATCGAAGGAATGAGAATTAAAGAAAAGGAAAAAGAACATCAGCTTCTTATTCAGCGATTTGAGAAAGATATTGACAGTCTAAAAA
Protein-coding sequences here:
- a CDS encoding zinc ribbon domain-containing protein → MLNIFENLTHLQNIDGIILSQKKKIVQKNEEIRKIQQNIENNNLEWENYRKLYDKERIELSRLELELKDVEEKLNKSQNQLYSGNVQSGKELSQWKSTMESHEKTKSNLEDYVINQIDKIEGMRIKEKEKEHQLLIQRFEKDIDSLKKDIEKMKSDLSNNIQLRTDSIQNIPADILSLYEELRKKFSDPVVEMDGDTCRGCHLALPSSIAKRVRKKEEVIQCPNCQRFIFFK
- a CDS encoding Nif3-like dinuclear metal center hexameric protein, whose protein sequence is MTTLQQLLDFFEYLYPSHFALPDDRTGLQIKGERNQISRVLVALELNQEVFHKVLKHQIDFLYLHHPPIWNPLFTLNNDDPWCRMITRLFHEGISVLAHHTNLDIYPGGIADQWISILQLNGEVKPISPRSSSAFKIITFIPPDYLETVAQSLFQNGAGIIGPYRSCSFQVEGIGTFLPLEGAHPFIGKVGNGEKVKEIRIEVNLSDPKLINQLVDAIKTTHPYQNPVIDIYPLYFNGSTSDGLGRFIALNQPLKWKTLIKHLKSLLKNESSLFSQKDYGNSLLQKIALCPGSGGSLLDKVILEKSDVYISGDLSHHEIEKLKLYHIDYIPVPHGDGERIGLKMIFANIKKSATELLPEVVFLFEDELNGEGC
- the hisIE gene encoding bifunctional phosphoribosyl-AMP cyclohydrolase/phosphoribosyl-ATP diphosphatase HisIE, giving the protein MMESILEHLHFDEKGLIPAIIQDEKSGKVLMMAYMNSDALEKTIKTGKTWFYSRKRKTLWNKGETSGHYQLVKEMYIDCDQDTLLIIVEQKGVACHTGFNSCFHRQVSENGIASPHPELPHYALGCFAQELFDVIQERAKNSSPQSYTSKLLHSGGEKILRKISEEATEVILASLENDEQKKEHLQWEVADLLYHLLVLVQYEQLNWYDIMNELKKRRK